One window from the genome of Manis pentadactyla isolate mManPen7 chromosome 15, mManPen7.hap1, whole genome shotgun sequence encodes:
- the LOC130680925 gene encoding ras-related protein Rab-33B — MASEMESSLEASFSSSGAVSGASVFLPPARSRIFKIIVIGDSNVGKTCLTYRFCAGRFPDRTEATIGVDFRERAVEIDGERIKIQLWDTAGQERFRKSMVQHYYRNVHAVVFVYDMTNMASFHSLPSWIEECKQHLLASDIPRILVGNKCDLRSAIQVPTDLAQKFADTHSMPLFETSAKNPNDNDHVEAIFMTLAHKLKSHKSLMLSQSPDNGITLKPEPKPAITCWC; from the coding sequence ATGGCTTCGGAGATGGAGTCATCGCTGGAGGCAAGCTTTTCGTCCAGCGGTGCGGTGTCTGGGGCTTCAGTGTTTCTGCCTCCGGCTCGCTCCCGCATCTTCAAGATAATCGTGATCGGCGACTCCAATGTGGGCAAGACATGCCTGACCTACCGCTTCTGCGCCGGCCGCTTCCCCGACCGCACCGAGGCTACCATCGGGGTGGATTTCCGAGAACGGGCGGTGGAGATTGATGGGGAGCGCATCAAGATCCAGTTATGGGACACAGCAGGACAAGAACGCTTCAGAAAGAGCATGGTACAGCACTACTACAGAAATGTACATGCTGTTGTCTTTGTGTATGATATGACCAACATGGCTAGTTTTCATAGCCTGCCATCTTGGATAGAAGAATGCAAGCAGCATTTGCTAGCCAGTGATATACCACGGATTCTTGTTGGAAATAAATGTGACTTGAGAAGTGCCATTCAAGTGCCTACAGACTTGGCACAAAAATTTGCTGACACACACAGTATGCCTTTGTTTGAAACCTCTGCTAAGAACCCCAATGATAATGACCATGTGGAAGCTATATTTATGACCTTGGCTCATAAACTGAAAAGCCACAAATCATTAATGCTCAGTCAATCCCCTGATAATGGAATTACCCTGAAGCCTGAACCAAAGCCTGCAATAACATGCTGGTGCTAA